A region from the Candidatus Electrothrix scaldis genome encodes:
- a CDS encoding nucleoside hydrolase, producing MEKILLDTDIGTDIDDAICLAYLLAHPACELMGISTVSGEPEKRAMIASALCKITGQDIPIFPGLAHPMLSPIMQDEAQQAEALAHWPHEQTFPRNKAIPFLMETIHKHPGEITLLGIGAMTNIATLFTLDPEIPSLLKGLVLMCGLFQRRLGRLDPLEWNARQDPYATAIVYNHQVAVHRSIGADVTHDIRIGKQEVMERFAQHDLLLPVLDFARIWFEDRDEVIFHDPLAAATIFDERICGLEQGSVEVELQSSRLLGYTHWLPEPFAYPGQHQIATSADKELFFDTFFSTFA from the coding sequence ATGGAAAAAATATTATTAGATACAGATATCGGTACGGATATAGATGACGCCATCTGTCTGGCCTATCTTCTGGCACATCCTGCCTGTGAACTGATGGGGATAAGCACGGTATCAGGAGAGCCTGAAAAACGCGCCATGATCGCAAGCGCCTTATGCAAGATCACGGGCCAGGATATACCGATCTTCCCCGGCCTGGCGCATCCGATGCTCAGCCCGATTATGCAGGATGAAGCGCAGCAGGCAGAGGCCTTAGCACATTGGCCGCATGAACAAACATTCCCCAGGAACAAGGCGATTCCCTTTCTCATGGAGACCATCCATAAGCATCCCGGAGAAATCACCTTGCTCGGCATAGGCGCTATGACCAACATCGCCACCCTCTTCACCCTTGACCCTGAAATTCCATCTCTGCTCAAAGGGCTGGTCCTGATGTGCGGCCTTTTTCAGCGACGCCTGGGACGGCTTGATCCCTTGGAATGGAACGCCCGCCAGGACCCGTACGCAACGGCGATAGTCTATAATCATCAGGTGGCTGTTCATCGTTCCATCGGGGCCGATGTCACCCATGATATCCGCATAGGCAAGCAGGAGGTCATGGAACGTTTTGCCCAACATGATCTCCTCCTCCCTGTATTGGATTTTGCCCGGATATGGTTTGAAGATCGTGACGAAGTTATTTTTCATGACCCCCTGGCGGCAGCAACCATCTTTGATGAACGTATCTGCGGGCTGGAACAGGGAAGCGTGGAAGTGGAACTGCAAAGCAGCCGTCTATTGGGATATACGCATTGGCTGCCAGAACCCTTTGCATACCCAGGCCAGCATCAGATAGCCACCTCAGCAGACAAGGAGCTTTTTTTCGACACCTTTTTTTCTACCTTTGCATGA
- a CDS encoding sodium:solute symporter family protein: MSLQLLTYLVVGATFGLYIFIAIKARAGTTGEFYVAGKGVHPVLNGMATGADWMSAASFISMAGLIAFKGYDASVFLMGWTGGYCLLAMLLAPYLRKYGKFTVPEFIGDRYYSNTARVVAVICLIVASLTYVIGQMKGIGVAFSRFLELPYEVGLGVGMVIVFIYAVLGGMKGVTYTQIAQYCVLIFAYTVPAVFISLHLTGNPLPQLGLGGELNGSGMFLLEKLDKTLLDLGFNQYTTQNGSTLNIFLYTMSLMIGTAGLPHVITRFFTVPKVKDARSSVGWSLIFIAILYTTAPAVGAMARLNLMETIRPTTAQAAEGAGEWLKYDERPQWFKNWEKTGLLQFEDKNGDGRIQYVGPNYKGLENEMVKVDRDIMVLANPEIAKLPNWVIALVAAGGIAAALSTAAGLLLAISSSISHDLLKGIIMKDMSDKKELMAGRIAMAAAIAVAGWFGLHPPGFAAQVVALAFGLAASSIFPALMMGVFVKRVNNIGAVCGMLSGLSITLVYIFWFKGWFFVADTAMAANTPENWFLGIAPEAFGTVGALVNFAVAYLVSRITPEPPEHIQHLVEDIRVPGVMQP, encoded by the coding sequence ATGAGTTTACAATTACTGACATACTTGGTGGTTGGCGCTACCTTTGGACTGTATATCTTTATTGCCATCAAGGCCCGTGCTGGTACAACGGGTGAGTTTTATGTTGCTGGCAAGGGCGTACATCCAGTACTCAACGGTATGGCAACTGGTGCGGACTGGATGTCTGCGGCCTCGTTTATCTCGATGGCAGGCCTTATCGCCTTTAAGGGGTATGATGCCTCTGTGTTCCTGATGGGCTGGACTGGCGGTTACTGTCTGCTGGCCATGCTTTTGGCTCCGTATCTGCGGAAATACGGTAAATTTACCGTGCCGGAATTTATTGGGGATCGTTATTACTCCAATACAGCCCGGGTTGTTGCGGTTATCTGCCTCATCGTTGCCTCCTTGACCTATGTTATCGGGCAGATGAAGGGTATTGGTGTTGCCTTTTCCCGCTTTCTTGAACTCCCCTATGAAGTCGGCTTAGGTGTCGGTATGGTTATCGTCTTCATCTACGCTGTTCTCGGTGGAATGAAAGGTGTTACCTACACACAGATTGCTCAGTACTGCGTTCTGATTTTTGCTTACACCGTTCCTGCGGTTTTCATTTCCCTGCACCTTACTGGCAATCCTTTGCCACAGCTTGGTCTTGGTGGAGAGTTAAACGGTTCTGGTATGTTCCTGCTGGAAAAACTTGATAAGACCTTGTTGGATCTTGGCTTTAATCAGTACACGACTCAGAATGGTTCAACCCTGAACATATTTCTGTACACGATGTCCTTGATGATCGGTACAGCTGGTCTTCCCCATGTTATCACCCGCTTTTTCACCGTTCCTAAGGTAAAAGATGCTCGTTCTTCCGTGGGCTGGTCCCTGATTTTTATCGCTATTCTCTACACCACTGCTCCTGCGGTTGGTGCTATGGCACGTTTGAATCTGATGGAGACCATTCGCCCCACCACTGCCCAAGCAGCAGAGGGCGCTGGCGAGTGGCTTAAATATGATGAACGTCCGCAATGGTTCAAAAACTGGGAAAAAACCGGTCTCCTACAGTTTGAGGATAAGAACGGCGACGGCAGGATTCAGTATGTTGGCCCCAATTATAAAGGGCTTGAGAATGAAATGGTCAAGGTTGACCGTGACATCATGGTGCTTGCCAATCCTGAGATCGCGAAACTGCCGAACTGGGTTATCGCCTTAGTTGCTGCCGGTGGTATTGCTGCGGCGCTGTCCACTGCTGCTGGTCTTCTGCTGGCGATCTCTTCCTCTATCTCTCATGACCTGCTGAAAGGTATTATCATGAAAGATATGAGCGACAAGAAAGAGCTGATGGCTGGTCGTATCGCTATGGCTGCTGCAATTGCTGTGGCGGGTTGGTTTGGTCTCCATCCTCCGGGATTTGCAGCCCAGGTTGTTGCCTTGGCTTTTGGACTGGCTGCTTCTTCCATCTTCCCAGCCCTGATGATGGGTGTTTTTGTCAAGCGGGTGAATAATATCGGTGCAGTTTGCGGTATGCTGTCCGGTTTGAGTATCACCCTGGTCTACATCTTCTGGTTCAAGGGTTGGTTCTTTGTGGCAGATACAGCAATGGCTGCCAATACTCCTGAAAACTGGTTTCTCGGAATTGCCCCGGAGGCCTTTGGTACCGTTGGTGCCTTGGTGAACTTTGCGGTTGCCTATCTGGTATCCCGCATCACCCCGGAACCGCCGGAGCACATCCAGCATCTGGTTGAAGACATTCGCGTTCCTGGTGTTATGCAACCATAA
- a CDS encoding DUF4212 domain-containing protein — MSSDSQAYWKANIRLVAVCLAIWFVVSYGCGILFAPALNSIHILGGYPLGFWFAQQGSIYSFVILVFFYAWRMNQLDRKFGVQED; from the coding sequence ATGAGCAGTGATTCGCAAGCATACTGGAAAGCCAACATCCGATTAGTTGCGGTATGTCTGGCTATCTGGTTCGTCGTGTCCTACGGTTGCGGAATACTCTTTGCCCCGGCATTGAATAGTATTCATATTTTGGGCGGCTACCCGCTTGGTTTCTGGTTTGCCCAGCAAGGGTCTATCTATAGCTTTGTCATACTCGTCTTTTTTTATGCCTGGCGTATGAATCAGCTTGATCGTAAATTCGGTGTTCAGGAAGATTAA
- a CDS encoding 3'-5' exonuclease: MLSLDPPHPVLQKNRVQFLDFHQGAPLAEYSFVVCDTELTGLNKRKDEIISIGAVRIVNLQIQLDQTFHRFIRPVNINPNKATLIHRITPEELKKADPAEEVLPQFIEFCDNSLIVGHFVGLDMYFLNKTARQVLGGTLSNPGVDTMRLARRYKDSGQTDHYGHHDHASAYNLDALAKEFGLPAFKPHDALEDALQTAYLFLYLIKKFKDGGINSLKELYRAGRILH, encoded by the coding sequence ATGCTTTCTCTGGATCCTCCGCATCCTGTCTTGCAAAAAAACAGGGTGCAGTTCCTTGACTTTCATCAGGGGGCGCCTCTGGCAGAATACAGCTTTGTCGTCTGCGACACCGAGTTAACCGGTCTGAATAAACGCAAAGACGAGATCATCTCCATAGGTGCTGTTCGTATCGTCAATCTCCAGATTCAACTTGATCAGACCTTCCATCGCTTTATCCGTCCTGTTAATATCAATCCGAATAAAGCTACTCTCATTCACAGAATTACACCAGAGGAACTCAAAAAAGCAGATCCTGCTGAAGAGGTGCTCCCTCAATTCATAGAGTTCTGCGACAACAGTCTGATCGTTGGTCATTTCGTGGGATTGGACATGTATTTCCTCAACAAGACAGCCCGTCAGGTCTTGGGTGGAACCCTGTCTAATCCAGGAGTTGACACCATGCGGCTTGCCCGCAGATATAAAGACAGTGGACAGACTGATCACTACGGACATCACGACCACGCCTCAGCCTACAATTTGGATGCGCTCGCCAAAGAATTTGGCCTGCCTGCCTTTAAGCCCCATGATGCATTAGAAGATGCCCTCCAAACAGCCTATCTCTTTTTATATCTTATAAAAAAATTCAAAGACGGCGGCATTAATTCTCTAAAGGAACTTTATAGGGCCGGAAGAATTCTGCACTGA
- a CDS encoding DUF294 nucleotidyltransferase-like domain-containing protein: MAADVHSLAPEVVVEFFAKIMPFKELDHETLHGMARHVKVDFFPKGTRLFHAGETTISHLLFIQQGGVKSFITDDEGEVTLKDYRGEGDYIGALGIIRGTKASLDVETVEDTFCFLLPQAIFLDLINTQPGFSQYYLKSFSEKFVGTAYAELRRHKMTRRGDENLYLFSMQVGDLVKKPLRKASADSTIQQAAQQMATHRVASLLIHQPGRPDEIIGIITDRDLSSKVLAPGLAYTEQVRCIMSSPVASVLSQSTCFDALLKMMSCSIHHLAVERRGKIIGVITSHDITLIQGVSPYSLFKEVGKQQKIPDLYPLSKKIPEMIRNLIKEGAKSGNISRMISILNDHILERLLTLLEEEIGPPPVPYCWLLMGSEGRREQTFKTDQDNAIIYADPKNEQQAKEAEEYFSRFTRKAIDHLVECGYPLCPGEIMAVNPKWCQPLSVWKGYFKDWVSSPDPQEILHATIFFDFRSGFGKASFADELRQYLSDLTERHELYLLHLANQCLAGKAPLSFFRNFIVEKNGEHKNKLDIKHQGLTPFVNFARLLALRHGIKETNTLARLHVLAKENIIDESLWVKAVDAYEMQMQLRIIHQLNQLEIDAEPDNHVAPDELSELEKRMLRDAFEVIDRLHSVLKTMFPTP, from the coding sequence ATGGCAGCAGATGTACACTCCTTAGCCCCTGAAGTCGTGGTTGAGTTTTTCGCCAAAATTATGCCCTTTAAAGAGCTTGACCATGAAACACTGCATGGCATGGCCCGGCATGTTAAGGTTGACTTTTTCCCTAAAGGAACCCGTTTGTTCCATGCTGGCGAAACAACCATTTCCCATCTCTTATTTATCCAACAGGGAGGGGTCAAATCTTTTATCACTGACGATGAAGGAGAGGTCACCCTGAAGGATTACCGGGGCGAGGGAGATTATATCGGGGCACTCGGCATCATCCGGGGAACTAAGGCCAGCCTCGACGTGGAAACCGTTGAAGACACCTTCTGTTTCCTTCTTCCCCAAGCGATCTTTCTTGATCTCATCAATACCCAGCCCGGTTTCTCCCAATACTATCTCAAAAGCTTTTCTGAAAAATTTGTTGGCACAGCCTATGCTGAACTGCGTCGTCATAAGATGACCCGCCGGGGCGATGAAAACCTGTACCTCTTTTCCATGCAGGTAGGGGATCTCGTGAAAAAGCCTCTTCGCAAAGCCTCAGCCGACAGCACCATCCAGCAGGCAGCGCAACAAATGGCCACCCATCGCGTGGCCTCCCTGCTCATTCATCAACCTGGCCGTCCTGATGAAATTATCGGAATCATCACGGACCGGGACTTGAGCTCGAAGGTCTTAGCGCCTGGGCTTGCGTATACAGAGCAGGTTCGGTGCATCATGTCCTCACCTGTTGCCTCTGTCCTTTCTCAATCCACCTGCTTTGATGCCCTGCTCAAGATGATGTCCTGCTCAATCCATCACCTTGCGGTGGAGCGACGAGGAAAAATCATCGGTGTCATCACCTCCCATGATATCACCCTGATCCAGGGGGTCTCCCCCTATTCGCTGTTTAAAGAGGTTGGAAAGCAACAAAAAATTCCCGACCTCTATCCCCTTTCTAAAAAGATCCCGGAGATGATCCGAAATCTGATTAAAGAAGGTGCCAAATCAGGGAATATCTCCCGAATGATCTCCATTCTCAATGATCACATTCTGGAACGACTCCTGACCCTCCTTGAGGAGGAGATAGGGCCTCCTCCAGTCCCGTATTGCTGGCTCCTTATGGGCTCGGAAGGACGACGGGAACAGACCTTTAAAACCGATCAGGATAACGCCATTATCTATGCTGATCCCAAAAACGAACAGCAAGCCAAGGAGGCGGAAGAGTACTTTTCCCGCTTCACCCGCAAGGCCATAGATCACTTGGTTGAATGCGGTTACCCCCTCTGTCCTGGCGAGATCATGGCGGTCAATCCTAAATGGTGTCAGCCGCTTTCGGTCTGGAAAGGCTATTTTAAAGATTGGGTCTCCTCGCCTGATCCCCAGGAAATTTTACATGCCACCATTTTCTTTGATTTCCGCTCTGGATTCGGCAAAGCATCTTTTGCCGATGAACTCCGCCAGTACCTGAGCGACCTTACCGAACGTCATGAGCTGTATCTGCTCCACCTTGCCAATCAATGCTTGGCCGGAAAAGCCCCGCTCTCCTTTTTTAGAAACTTCATTGTGGAAAAAAATGGCGAGCATAAGAACAAGTTGGACATCAAGCATCAGGGCCTGACGCCTTTTGTCAACTTTGCCCGCCTCCTGGCCCTCAGACATGGAATCAAGGAAACAAATACCCTGGCCCGCTTACATGTTCTTGCCAAGGAAAACATCATCGACGAATCCCTTTGGGTCAAAGCGGTAGATGCCTATGAGATGCAGATGCAACTCCGTATTATTCACCAGCTGAACCAGCTGGAAATTGATGCAGAACCGGATAATCACGTTGCACCGGACGAACTTTCGGAACTCGAGAAACGCATGCTTCGGGATGCCTTTGAGGTTATTGATCGCCTGCACAGTGTGTTAAAAACAATGTTTCCTACTCCGTAA
- the ricT gene encoding regulatory iron-sulfur-containing complex subunit RicT — MTETQEPQPVEPFHKDMAKSDYPGEQAFYYRVRFREQGQEYTARSSEPDLCRGDVVLVDTENCPEPMTVICKTAGATEPDIKRGYSYKIQRRVNDDEKKKYECLPGLEKKAASFCRECIKKHSLSMHLVRAERFFNGSKVIFYFTAENRVDFRELVKDLVQEFRTRVEMRQIGVRHETKMTGGIGACGRELCCTSFLQKFDSVSIKMAKTQDLPLNPSKISGVCNRLLCCLTYEFDTYKAIKREMPKVGRLLEYEGNVYRVVRIFALQGTVLAVSRENGELLMNEEQWRAATIVQRPGQKKTKNKPTRKPGQRKKGKQDENSE; from the coding sequence ATGACAGAAACGCAAGAACCACAGCCTGTTGAACCATTTCACAAAGATATGGCAAAGAGCGATTACCCTGGAGAGCAAGCATTCTATTACCGCGTTCGTTTTCGTGAGCAGGGCCAGGAATACACCGCACGGAGTAGCGAACCTGACCTGTGCAGAGGAGACGTGGTGCTGGTGGACACAGAGAATTGTCCTGAGCCGATGACAGTGATCTGTAAAACCGCAGGAGCAACAGAGCCAGACATCAAAAGGGGGTACTCCTACAAGATTCAACGACGAGTAAACGACGATGAAAAGAAAAAGTATGAGTGCCTGCCTGGCCTGGAAAAAAAGGCGGCTTCCTTTTGTCGGGAATGCATAAAAAAACATTCCCTATCCATGCACCTGGTCCGAGCTGAACGTTTTTTTAACGGATCCAAGGTAATTTTTTACTTCACCGCAGAAAATCGGGTAGATTTCCGGGAACTGGTCAAGGATTTGGTGCAGGAATTCCGCACTCGGGTGGAAATGCGCCAGATAGGTGTTCGACATGAGACCAAAATGACCGGAGGCATCGGTGCCTGTGGTCGGGAACTCTGCTGCACCTCTTTTCTTCAGAAGTTTGATTCCGTCTCCATCAAAATGGCTAAGACCCAGGATCTTCCTCTGAATCCATCGAAAATTTCCGGGGTTTGTAATCGGCTGCTTTGCTGTCTGACCTATGAGTTCGATACCTACAAAGCTATCAAACGGGAAATGCCAAAGGTCGGTCGCCTGCTGGAGTATGAGGGGAATGTTTATCGGGTCGTGCGAATTTTTGCTCTGCAAGGCACGGTACTAGCCGTATCTCGGGAAAACGGGGAACTCCTGATGAACGAAGAACAGTGGAGAGCGGCAACAATAGTACAGCGTCCGGGACAGAAAAAAACAAAAAACAAGCCCACAAGGAAACCTGGTCAACGTAAAAAAGGAAAGCAGGACGAAAACTCCGAGTAA
- the holB gene encoding DNA polymerase III subunit delta', with the protein MPFSSIIGQPKAVNLLTRALNGNRLAHGYLFVGPEGIGKATTARALAACLFCQAPQAGMPCGRCGGCIKFASSNHPDFQVLRPEGAGIKIQQIRELKKSLTFPPFEAEMRIVIIEDAQTMGREAGNSLLKILEEPPPNNLLLLVAADSEPLLETIVSRCQVIPFIPLPVAQAVEIIQRNHPEFSPEETEAMAKLTSGCPGQAGTLYNDEVLSLHKECTQALLSKNRSQAEALEQALYLAGRLAELKDGLDQLFDLLALFFKENMMTQISGAQGTEPTLASTPREGWNLQRLSAMVDAVDTARRQLARNCNRALVCEVLLLELFA; encoded by the coding sequence ATGCCCTTTTCATCGATTATCGGCCAGCCCAAGGCGGTCAACTTACTCACCCGTGCCCTGAACGGTAATCGCCTGGCCCACGGCTACCTCTTTGTCGGCCCGGAAGGCATCGGCAAGGCAACAACAGCCCGCGCCCTGGCAGCCTGCCTTTTTTGTCAGGCTCCGCAGGCGGGCATGCCCTGTGGCCGTTGCGGAGGTTGCATAAAATTCGCCTCCAGCAACCACCCTGATTTCCAAGTCCTCAGGCCCGAAGGAGCGGGAATTAAAATTCAGCAGATCCGTGAGCTAAAAAAAAGCCTCACCTTCCCTCCTTTTGAAGCAGAGATGCGGATCGTCATCATTGAAGATGCACAAACTATGGGACGGGAGGCAGGAAATAGCCTGCTTAAAATCCTGGAAGAACCACCTCCGAACAATCTCCTCCTCCTGGTGGCAGCAGACTCTGAGCCTCTTCTGGAGACTATTGTCTCCCGATGCCAGGTTATTCCCTTCATACCCCTGCCAGTAGCGCAGGCCGTAGAAATTATCCAGCGAAATCATCCCGAATTTTCTCCTGAAGAAACTGAGGCGATGGCCAAACTGACCAGTGGATGCCCAGGCCAAGCCGGAACCCTTTATAACGACGAAGTGCTTTCCTTACATAAAGAATGCACTCAGGCCCTGCTCAGCAAAAACAGAAGCCAAGCTGAAGCTCTGGAGCAGGCCCTGTATCTTGCCGGACGCCTTGCAGAACTTAAAGATGGACTGGACCAGCTTTTTGACCTCCTGGCACTCTTTTTCAAGGAAAACATGATGACTCAGATCAGCGGAGCGCAAGGGACAGAGCCCACTCTCGCCTCAACGCCAAGAGAAGGCTGGAATTTACAACGTCTTTCTGCTATGGTGGACGCTGTTGATACTGCTCGCCGCCAACTGGCAAGGAACTGTAATCGGGCCTTGGTGTGCGAGGTCCTGCTGCTGGAACTTTTTGCATAA
- a CDS encoding molybdopterin molybdotransferase MoeA, protein MKKQSVIRECSFQEAHRAITTALQPLEQEPILLFQSLGRINGRTICAERPKPFYDQSTRDGFALAEQPSAFDASWAEFQVRGELAAGCTEQQQVVAGEAYRIMTGALPPGGTARVVPFEICREEGTKLFVPQEALLEKELHIRSQGQDVKQGQVLISAGARLCPEHLLLLAEEGVEQVAVYRRPRVAVVCTGSELIKNGENPLPGQKVSSNGMLLASLLQAEQCQVAGTETVGDDADKIIARIQEVINQEQPDLVITTGGMGPGKFDLLEQVVSRLGGKPIYNRLQIRPGKSTLFAIIGSTPLFALPGPPPAVRLLFHELIVPGLHRLQGLPSRDEPASDLVDAVVKGPVRFRRSGHLVLKSAVASVGNGQVQVRPTKRLEPMNAIMHLAGPKEEKEHWEIAKGQQVQVRLLGSLATVNEIDEINE, encoded by the coding sequence ATGAAGAAACAGTCTGTTATCAGGGAGTGTTCTTTTCAGGAAGCGCATCGGGCCATTACCACTGCACTACAGCCTTTAGAGCAGGAACCGATTCTCCTTTTCCAGTCCTTGGGGCGCATTAATGGAAGAACAATTTGTGCTGAACGTCCCAAACCTTTTTATGATCAATCGACACGGGACGGTTTTGCCCTTGCTGAACAGCCTTCTGCCTTTGATGCTTCATGGGCTGAATTTCAGGTACGGGGAGAGCTGGCTGCGGGCTGTACAGAACAGCAACAGGTTGTAGCGGGCGAGGCCTATCGGATTATGACCGGGGCTCTACCCCCCGGCGGGACCGCACGAGTTGTCCCCTTTGAGATATGTCGAGAGGAAGGGACAAAACTCTTCGTGCCTCAAGAAGCATTGCTGGAAAAAGAATTACATATCCGTTCCCAAGGGCAGGATGTCAAGCAAGGACAGGTTTTAATTTCTGCTGGGGCTCGCCTCTGTCCTGAACACCTGCTTCTTTTAGCAGAGGAGGGAGTGGAGCAGGTGGCTGTCTATCGCCGTCCCCGGGTGGCAGTTGTTTGTACAGGGAGTGAGCTGATCAAGAACGGAGAAAATCCGCTGCCTGGTCAGAAGGTTTCCAGCAACGGGATGCTCCTTGCCTCGCTTTTGCAGGCAGAACAGTGCCAGGTTGCGGGGACCGAGACCGTAGGAGATGATGCGGATAAGATTATAGCTCGTATTCAAGAGGTGATCAATCAGGAGCAACCAGATCTGGTCATCACGACCGGAGGAATGGGGCCGGGAAAATTTGATCTGTTGGAACAGGTAGTGTCCCGTCTTGGAGGCAAGCCAATCTATAATCGATTGCAAATCCGGCCAGGAAAATCAACCCTGTTCGCCATAATAGGGAGCACCCCACTCTTTGCCCTCCCAGGTCCCCCACCGGCGGTCCGCCTTCTTTTTCATGAGCTTATTGTTCCGGGACTTCATCGTTTGCAAGGGCTCCCAAGCCGAGATGAGCCTGCCTCTGATTTGGTGGATGCTGTTGTAAAAGGGCCAGTGCGTTTTCGCCGTTCCGGTCATCTTGTTTTGAAAAGTGCGGTGGCATCTGTAGGTAACGGGCAAGTGCAGGTGCGGCCAACAAAACGGCTTGAACCCATGAATGCAATTATGCATCTTGCTGGCCCAAAGGAGGAAAAAGAGCACTGGGAAATAGCAAAAGGCCAACAGGTTCAGGTTCGCCTGCTCGGCTCCTTGGCAACGGTGAACGAGATCGATGAGATCAATGAATAA
- a CDS encoding lauroyl acyltransferase, which translates to MNDFWYKLLVGSSRIFGSWFFALIARIIAAGYFLFSRNVPESRRFYAALYPKRSKYYHLWCTFQQYQHFTTIHLDRLLLDNTQSINYTSQGWENLEAVIGKQGGILLMSHLGNWEMAATLLKQQKADLRLLLYMGVKEKEGVERIQKEDLRRSGVTIIGVDQDENAAFSAVEGIRFLQSGGLVSLTGDRLWRHDQRRVQVSFLGHDASIPEAPFIFALVSGSPLFAFFTFRTNQGYTFSLSEPIAVEAQSRQDRAAAVSQAAQQYANLLEQALREHPFEWYHFERFIH; encoded by the coding sequence ATGAACGACTTTTGGTACAAACTCCTGGTAGGAAGCTCCCGGATCTTCGGCTCCTGGTTCTTTGCCCTTATTGCCCGAATAATCGCGGCAGGCTATTTCCTCTTTTCCCGGAACGTCCCGGAAAGCCGCCGTTTTTACGCAGCCCTCTATCCAAAGCGAAGTAAATATTACCATCTCTGGTGTACCTTTCAGCAATATCAGCACTTCACCACCATTCACCTTGATCGCCTGCTGCTGGATAACACCCAATCCATCAACTATACCTCCCAGGGCTGGGAAAATCTGGAAGCGGTGATCGGCAAACAAGGCGGCATCCTTCTCATGTCTCATCTGGGCAATTGGGAGATGGCTGCCACCCTGCTCAAGCAGCAAAAGGCGGATCTCCGTCTGCTGCTCTATATGGGAGTCAAGGAAAAGGAAGGAGTGGAGCGCATCCAGAAAGAGGACCTGCGGCGCTCCGGCGTGACCATTATCGGGGTGGATCAGGATGAGAATGCAGCTTTTTCCGCTGTGGAGGGAATTCGCTTTCTCCAATCCGGCGGGCTGGTTTCCCTTACCGGTGACAGGCTGTGGCGGCATGATCAGCGCAGGGTACAAGTGAGCTTTCTCGGGCATGATGCCTCTATCCCAGAAGCCCCTTTTATCTTTGCCCTGGTTTCCGGTTCGCCTCTATTTGCCTTTTTTACCTTCCGCACTAATCAGGGATACACCTTCAGTCTTTCTGAGCCCATTGCCGTTGAGGCCCAATCCAGGCAAGACAGGGCTGCCGCCGTCAGTCAGGCGGCCCAGCAATATGCTAATCTGCTGGAACAGGCCTTACGTGAGCACCCCTTTGAGTGGTATCATTTCGAGCGCTTTATTCATTGA